A single window of Granulibacter bethesdensis DNA harbors:
- the guaB gene encoding IMP dehydrogenase, translating into MASDDVSDRNSSPQAAVSPVSRIEEALAFDDVLVIPSYSQILPSSVVTTTRLTRKISLNIPLVSSAMDTVTEANMAIAMAQHGGIGVIHKNLTIEEQAQQVRRVKKYESGMVVNPLTIHPDQTLADARALMSSNHISGVPVVERESGRLVGILTNRDVRFATDPSVRVYELMTRENLVTVSPGTNLEEARTLLHRHRIEKLLVVDENYCCVGLITVKDMDKAQAFPLANKDALGRLRVAAATGVGEDGFRRAQALIDAEVDVVVVDTAHGHSEGVLAAVARIKKISSNVQVIAGNVATPEGAQALIDAGADAVKIGIGPGSICTTRVVAGVGVPQFTAVMETAAVCRAAGVPAIADGGIRTSGDVVKAIGAGADCVMVGSMLAGTDEAPGEVFLYQGRSYKSYRGMGSLGAMARGSADRYFQQDIKDQLKLVPEGIEGRVGYKGPVAAVLHQMTGGLRAGMGYTGSASITDLQRNARFRRITGAGLRESHVHDVAIDREAPNYRVD; encoded by the coding sequence ATGGCTTCCGATGACGTTTCTGATCGCAACTCCAGCCCTCAGGCTGCTGTCTCTCCGGTGTCCCGGATCGAGGAAGCCCTGGCATTTGACGATGTGCTCGTCATTCCATCCTATTCACAGATTTTGCCTTCCAGCGTGGTGACCACCACGCGCCTGACGCGGAAGATTTCCCTCAATATTCCGCTGGTATCCTCGGCGATGGATACGGTGACGGAAGCGAATATGGCGATCGCCATGGCACAGCATGGCGGCATTGGGGTCATCCATAAGAATCTGACTATCGAGGAGCAGGCGCAGCAGGTGCGTCGGGTCAAGAAATATGAAAGCGGTATGGTGGTAAATCCGCTCACCATCCATCCGGACCAGACGCTGGCCGATGCCCGCGCTTTGATGAGCAGCAACCATATCAGCGGCGTGCCGGTGGTGGAGCGCGAATCAGGCCGTCTGGTGGGTATTCTGACCAATCGTGACGTGCGCTTCGCCACTGATCCTTCAGTACGAGTGTATGAGCTGATGACGCGGGAAAATCTGGTGACGGTTTCTCCCGGCACCAATCTCGAGGAAGCACGTACACTGCTGCATCGCCACCGGATCGAAAAACTGCTGGTGGTCGATGAGAATTATTGCTGTGTCGGCTTGATCACCGTGAAGGATATGGACAAGGCGCAGGCCTTTCCGCTCGCCAATAAGGATGCGCTGGGCCGTTTGCGGGTCGCGGCCGCCACAGGTGTTGGTGAGGATGGTTTCCGTCGTGCTCAGGCATTGATTGACGCAGAAGTGGATGTCGTGGTGGTCGATACCGCCCATGGCCATTCCGAAGGCGTTCTGGCTGCTGTCGCACGGATCAAGAAGATCAGCAGCAATGTGCAGGTGATCGCGGGCAATGTCGCGACACCGGAAGGTGCCCAGGCGCTGATCGACGCGGGGGCGGATGCGGTCAAGATCGGTATCGGTCCGGGCAGCATCTGCACCACGCGCGTCGTTGCAGGCGTGGGTGTGCCCCAGTTTACCGCTGTTATGGAGACCGCTGCCGTGTGCCGTGCGGCGGGCGTTCCGGCCATTGCCGATGGTGGTATCCGTACCTCTGGCGACGTCGTAAAGGCAATTGGCGCGGGGGCGGATTGCGTAATGGTCGGCAGCATGCTGGCCGGCACTGACGAAGCACCAGGCGAGGTTTTCCTGTATCAGGGGCGCAGCTATAAATCCTATCGCGGCATGGGGAGCCTCGGCGCGATGGCACGTGGCTCGGCGGATCGGTATTTCCAGCAGGACATCAAGGATCAGTTGAAGCTGGTGCCGGAAGGAATCGAGGGCAGGGTCGGCTATAAAGGCCCGGTGGCTGCGGTGCTGCACCAGATGACCGGCGGTCTGCGGGCCGGGATGGGCTATACGGGTAGCGCTTCCATCACCGATCTTCAGCGTAATGCACGCTTCCGGCGTATTACCGGTGCCGGGTTGCGAGAGAGCCACGTCCATGACGTGGCGATCGATCGCGAAGCCCCGAATTACCGGGTCGATTGA
- a CDS encoding RsmB/NOP family class I SAM-dependent RNA methyltransferase, producing the protein MTPSARLAAAITLLEEIESAPRRPADAVANDFFRARRYIGGSDRRAVSAQAWQVLRARRRMGWWLPEAPPRLLVAGHMLLTGWTLEAVTKAFSGGQYAPARLTEMEQAALYRLEGHTLDHPEMPDAVRLELPDWILPRFKDRFGPALAAELAEMESEAPLDLRVNLLKSDRDTARSALRAEGIEAEFTTLSPWGLRVHGRRPVTTGAAFRQGLIEIQDEGSQLIAALVGAGPDMRVVDYCAGAGGKTLAMAMTMLNRGHIVACDTSEPRLEGAVRRLRRAEVHNVERHLLTAGDKWVKRRAGSFDRVLVDAPCTGTGTWRRNPDGRLRLTENDLLELVPKQAEILDRASTLLRPGGRLVYATCSVLAEENTGQIEAFLARRPEFRLMPLRQAWPDAPAALTGDMLSLTPRSFGTDGFFAAVLEKPVPA; encoded by the coding sequence GTGACGCCTTCAGCACGGCTTGCCGCGGCGATCACATTGCTGGAGGAAATCGAGTCCGCTCCCCGCCGTCCGGCGGATGCGGTCGCCAATGATTTCTTCCGTGCCCGGCGTTATATCGGTGGCAGTGACCGCCGGGCCGTCTCTGCTCAGGCCTGGCAGGTGTTGCGTGCCCGTCGCCGGATGGGGTGGTGGTTGCCGGAGGCTCCGCCCCGCCTGCTGGTGGCCGGTCATATGTTGCTGACCGGGTGGACGCTGGAGGCTGTGACAAAAGCGTTCTCCGGCGGCCAGTATGCGCCTGCACGGCTGACAGAGATGGAGCAGGCTGCTCTGTACCGTCTGGAGGGGCATACGCTCGATCATCCGGAGATGCCGGATGCGGTACGTCTGGAACTGCCGGACTGGATCCTCCCCCGTTTCAAAGATCGCTTCGGCCCGGCTCTGGCTGCTGAACTGGCGGAGATGGAGAGCGAGGCGCCACTCGATCTACGGGTCAATCTGCTTAAATCGGATCGTGATACCGCCCGTAGCGCGTTGCGAGCAGAAGGGATCGAGGCGGAGTTCACTACTCTGTCTCCATGGGGTCTGCGCGTGCATGGCCGCCGTCCGGTGACGACCGGTGCTGCATTTCGGCAGGGGCTGATTGAAATTCAGGATGAGGGCAGCCAGTTAATCGCGGCACTGGTCGGGGCTGGCCCGGATATGCGCGTGGTGGATTATTGCGCCGGGGCTGGTGGCAAGACTCTGGCCATGGCGATGACGATGCTCAATCGCGGCCATATCGTGGCTTGTGATACCTCCGAACCTCGGTTGGAGGGAGCGGTGCGCCGTTTGCGGCGGGCCGAGGTGCATAATGTTGAGCGCCATCTGCTGACAGCCGGTGATAAATGGGTCAAGCGCCGGGCCGGAAGCTTCGACCGCGTTTTGGTGGATGCCCCCTGTACCGGAACCGGCACATGGCGGCGCAATCCGGATGGGAGGCTGAGGCTGACCGAGAACGATCTGCTTGAGCTGGTGCCAAAGCAGGCGGAAATCCTTGATCGAGCCTCAACCTTGCTACGTCCGGGCGGCAGGCTGGTCTATGCAACCTGTTCCGTGCTGGCAGAGGAAAACACCGGGCAGATTGAAGCGTTTCTGGCAAGACGGCCCGAATTCCGGCTGATGCCACTGCGGCAGGCCTGGCCGGATGCTCCAGCGGCGCTAACAGGGGATATGCTCAGCCTGACGCCACGCAGCTTTGGCACGGACGGGTTCTTTGCCGCGGTGCTTGAGAAACCGGTTCCCGCATGA
- a CDS encoding GNAT family N-acetyltransferase: protein MIAIRRARPADAPLIGAVHVAVWRSACPGIVPNDHLSQMSVTRLAADYDAAIMAGQGVFVLCASGEDVPLASAGESGKQASSILKRPRVIGFSTATRAAPGEPGEGEIGALCILDDYRERGLGRRLIRAAASHLRMLGCRSAYAWVLRDSPARWFHARLGGVAVAQGHISLAGVTLEQDAFLWEPIEMLLRPGALRKEDQDDT, encoded by the coding sequence ATGATCGCCATCCGCCGCGCCCGCCCGGCTGATGCGCCTTTAATCGGCGCTGTTCATGTCGCGGTATGGCGTAGCGCCTGTCCGGGGATTGTGCCGAATGACCATCTCAGCCAGATGTCCGTGACCAGACTGGCAGCCGATTACGATGCGGCTATCATGGCCGGGCAGGGCGTGTTCGTCCTGTGTGCATCGGGTGAGGACGTTCCGCTTGCTTCTGCTGGGGAAAGCGGGAAGCAAGCATCTTCCATATTAAAAAGGCCACGTGTCATCGGCTTCTCCACGGCGACAAGAGCCGCACCCGGTGAACCGGGGGAAGGGGAGATCGGTGCGCTCTGCATTTTGGACGATTACCGCGAACGTGGATTGGGACGCCGCCTGATACGTGCTGCGGCATCGCATTTAAGAATGCTTGGCTGCCGTTCCGCTTATGCATGGGTGTTAAGGGATAGTCCGGCCCGCTGGTTTCATGCCCGTCTTGGTGGCGTTGCTGTGGCACAGGGCCATATCTCTCTGGCGGGTGTAACGCTGGAACAGGACGCTTTCCTGTGGGAACCAATTGAAATGCTGCTACGCCCGGGAGCATTACGAAAAGAAGACCAGGATGACACCTGA
- the guaA gene encoding glutamine-hydrolyzing GMP synthase, which translates to MSDILEQIVDRVLILDFGSQVTQLIARRVRESGVYCEIWPFTADAERIRAYAPQGIILSGGPSSVALAGSPRAPEAVFSMGIPVLGICYGQQTMCVQLGGSVEGNDHQEFGRAHVDVVENCRITDGLWEKGAREQVWMSHGDRVTALPRGFRAVAVSEGAPFAMIADDDRRFYGVQFHPEVVHTPHGTQLLRNFTHAVCGCSGGWSMAAFRPAEIKRIREIVGEGRVICGLSGGVDSTVAAVLIHEAIGDQLTCIFVDHGLLRQGEAEQVHAMFRDRFNIKLVHRDASDLFLGALEGVSDPEIKRKTIGKLFIDVFEEEAAKIGGADFLAQGTLYPDVIESISFTGGPSVTIKSHHNVGGLPERMRMKLVEPLRELFKDEVRALGLELGLPKEMVGRHPFPGPGLAIRIPGAISKDRLEILRRADAIYLEEIRNAGLYDEIWQAFAVLLPVRTVGVMGDGRTYDFACALRAVTSTDGMTADVYPFDIKFIARVANRIVNEVRGINRVAYDITSKPPGTIEWE; encoded by the coding sequence ATGAGCGACATTCTCGAACAGATCGTTGATCGGGTTCTGATTCTCGATTTCGGCAGTCAGGTCACTCAGCTTATTGCCCGCAGAGTCCGTGAATCAGGGGTTTATTGCGAAATTTGGCCATTTACCGCGGATGCCGAGCGTATCCGTGCCTATGCACCGCAGGGCATTATCCTTTCAGGGGGGCCATCCAGTGTGGCGCTGGCAGGATCTCCGCGCGCACCGGAAGCTGTGTTCTCGATGGGTATCCCTGTGCTGGGTATCTGCTACGGCCAGCAGACGATGTGCGTGCAGCTTGGTGGCTCGGTCGAGGGCAATGACCATCAGGAATTCGGCCGCGCCCATGTTGATGTTGTGGAGAATTGTCGGATCACTGACGGGCTGTGGGAAAAAGGCGCGCGTGAGCAGGTCTGGATGAGTCATGGCGACCGGGTAACTGCTTTACCCCGCGGTTTCCGTGCGGTGGCCGTCAGCGAGGGCGCGCCTTTCGCGATGATTGCCGATGATGATCGCCGTTTTTACGGTGTGCAGTTCCATCCGGAAGTGGTCCACACCCCGCATGGCACGCAGTTGCTGCGTAATTTCACACATGCGGTTTGCGGCTGCTCCGGCGGCTGGAGCATGGCGGCATTCCGTCCTGCTGAAATCAAGCGTATCCGGGAGATTGTCGGTGAAGGGCGCGTTATTTGCGGCCTGTCCGGCGGCGTTGATTCAACCGTGGCGGCGGTGCTGATCCATGAGGCGATTGGCGATCAGCTCACCTGTATTTTCGTGGACCATGGCCTGTTGCGCCAGGGCGAGGCGGAACAGGTGCACGCCATGTTCCGTGACCGTTTTAACATCAAATTGGTGCATCGTGACGCTTCCGATCTGTTCCTGGGAGCGCTGGAAGGGGTCAGCGACCCTGAAATAAAGCGCAAGACAATCGGCAAGCTGTTCATTGATGTATTCGAGGAAGAAGCCGCCAAGATCGGCGGCGCTGATTTCCTGGCGCAAGGTACACTTTACCCGGACGTGATTGAGAGCATCAGCTTTACCGGCGGTCCTTCGGTAACGATCAAATCCCACCACAATGTCGGTGGCCTGCCAGAGCGGATGCGGATGAAACTGGTCGAACCGCTCCGCGAATTGTTCAAGGACGAGGTCCGTGCACTGGGTCTGGAACTTGGTCTGCCGAAAGAAATGGTCGGTCGCCACCCATTTCCCGGCCCGGGTCTTGCCATCCGTATTCCCGGAGCGATCAGCAAGGACCGTCTTGAAATCCTGCGCCGTGCGGATGCCATCTATCTGGAGGAAATCCGCAATGCCGGTCTCTATGACGAGATCTGGCAGGCTTTCGCGGTTCTGCTGCCGGTCCGCACCGTGGGCGTCATGGGCGACGGCCGCACCTACGACTTCGCCTGCGCCCTGCGCGCCGTCACCAGCACTGATGGCATGACGGCGGATGTTTATCCATTCGATATCAAATTCATTGCGAGAGTGGCCAACCGTATTGTCAATGAGGTGCGGGGGATCAATCGTGTGGCCTACGATATTACATCGAAGCCACCGGGAACAATTGAGTGGGAATGA
- a CDS encoding site-specific integrase, with protein sequence MLTDTKLRNLKPQDKLYKVNDRDGLYVAVTPAGSISFRYNYAIHGRQETVTFGCYGVGGITLSEARERLGEAKKLIAAGKSPAKEKARDKARIKDAETFGAWAEKWLRGYQMADSTRDMRRSVYERELKPKFGNQKLVEITHEDLRALTDAVVERGAPATAVHAREVVLQVYRWAIERGQKVENPAELVRPTSIAKFEPRDRALTPDEIALMYRYMERIGTAPSVRAAAKLLLLTMVRKSELTNATWSEISFSEALWTIPKERMKRRNPHLVFLSRQALDIFIALKTFAGGSDYVLPSRYDSDLPMSSATLNQVLTLTWRLAQKEGKPLTKFGPHDLRRTASTLLHEAGYNTDWIEKCLAHEQRGVRAVYNKAEYREQRTAMLQDWADMIDEWALKKSRPSE encoded by the coding sequence ATGCTGACCGATACCAAGCTGCGTAACCTCAAGCCGCAAGACAAGCTCTATAAGGTGAACGATCGTGACGGCCTCTATGTAGCCGTCACGCCTGCCGGGTCGATCTCCTTTCGCTACAACTATGCGATCCACGGCAGGCAGGAGACGGTTACCTTTGGCTGCTATGGCGTTGGTGGCATCACCCTCTCGGAAGCTCGCGAACGGCTGGGCGAGGCCAAAAAGCTGATCGCAGCGGGGAAGTCGCCCGCGAAAGAGAAAGCTCGGGACAAGGCCCGGATCAAGGACGCGGAGACGTTCGGGGCTTGGGCGGAGAAGTGGCTGCGTGGCTATCAGATGGCCGATTCCACCCGCGACATGCGGCGTTCGGTGTACGAGCGCGAGTTAAAGCCGAAATTCGGCAATCAGAAGCTGGTCGAGATCACCCACGAGGACTTGCGCGCATTGACCGATGCTGTCGTGGAGCGCGGTGCGCCGGCAACGGCCGTACATGCCCGCGAGGTGGTGTTGCAGGTCTATCGCTGGGCCATCGAGCGCGGCCAGAAGGTCGAGAACCCGGCCGAGCTGGTGCGGCCGACCAGCATCGCCAAATTCGAGCCGCGCGACCGCGCTCTAACGCCCGACGAAATCGCTTTGATGTACCGATATATGGAGCGCATCGGCACAGCGCCATCCGTCCGGGCAGCGGCCAAGCTGCTGTTGCTCACAATGGTCCGCAAGAGCGAGCTAACCAACGCGACCTGGAGTGAGATCAGTTTCAGCGAGGCGCTTTGGACGATTCCGAAGGAGCGGATGAAGCGGCGGAATCCGCACCTGGTGTTTCTATCCCGGCAGGCGCTGGATATTTTCATTGCCCTGAAAACCTTCGCGGGCGGATCGGACTATGTGCTGCCGTCCCGTTACGACTCCGACTTGCCCATGAGCAGCGCCACGCTCAATCAAGTGCTGACACTGACATGGCGGCTCGCGCAGAAAGAGGGGAAGCCGCTGACCAAGTTCGGTCCACATGACCTGCGACGCACGGCGAGCACGCTGCTGCATGAGGCTGGCTACAACACCGATTGGATCGAGAAGTGCCTTGCACACGAGCAGCGGGGCGTGAGGGCCGTCTACAACAAGGCTGAATACCGCGAACAGCGCACGGCGATGCTACAGGACTGGGCGGACATGATTGACGAATGGGCGCTCAAGAAATCGAGGCCGAGTGAGTGA
- the repC gene encoding replication protein C, IncQ-type: protein MSTHELTHARHDPGHCLAPGLFRSFKRGERKKLKLDVTYAFGDDSIRFWGPEPLGADDLRILQGLVAMAGPSGLVLSPEPRTDAARQLRLSLEPKWEAVQQDAMVVKGSFGQLVRELGYTDDGGKQFRTVRASIERLWAVSVIVERSGNRQGFRILSDYASDEQAGKLYVALNPLIAQAVMGGRQHVRINMNEVRALKSDPARLIHQRLCGWIDPAKIGRVELDTLCGYIWPDAATPEAMKKRRQTARKALAELAAIGWMVSEYAKGKWEIKRPGGKAFLSNRL from the coding sequence GTGAGTACGCATGAACTGACCCACGCCCGACACGATCCGGGTCATTGTCTGGCTCCCGGCCTGTTCCGTAGTTTCAAACGCGGCGAGCGAAAGAAGCTCAAGCTCGATGTGACCTATGCCTTTGGCGATGATTCAATCCGCTTCTGGGGACCGGAGCCGCTAGGCGCTGATGATTTGCGTATCCTGCAAGGGTTGGTGGCAATGGCTGGCCCATCCGGCCTGGTGCTCTCCCCCGAGCCTCGAACTGACGCTGCACGACAGCTTCGACTATCGCTTGAACCCAAGTGGGAGGCCGTCCAGCAAGATGCAATGGTGGTCAAGGGCAGCTTTGGTCAGTTGGTGCGAGAACTTGGCTATACCGACGATGGTGGAAAGCAGTTTAGGACTGTCCGCGCTTCTATTGAACGTCTGTGGGCAGTATCCGTAATTGTTGAACGGAGTGGCAATCGCCAAGGCTTCCGCATTCTGTCGGACTACGCCAGCGACGAGCAGGCCGGCAAGCTGTACGTGGCGTTGAACCCCTTGATTGCCCAAGCCGTCATGGGTGGCAGGCAGCATGTCCGCATCAACATGAATGAGGTCCGGGCACTAAAAAGCGACCCCGCCCGACTGATTCACCAGCGACTATGCGGCTGGATCGACCCCGCCAAGATCGGCCGTGTCGAGCTAGACACTCTATGCGGATATATCTGGCCGGATGCAGCGACTCCGGAGGCCATGAAAAAGCGCCGCCAGACTGCGCGCAAGGCACTCGCTGAGCTTGCTGCAATTGGCTGGATGGTGAGTGAATACGCGAAGGGAAAATGGGAAATCAAGCGGCCGGGAGGCAAAGCGTTTTTATCAAATCGCCTTTAA
- a CDS encoding helicase RepA family protein — MAIDLRAAFENEPPVLDFIWPGFLAGTVGALVAPGATGKSFWALEAAMSIACSVAGGDLVGLAPAHTGRVVYLAGEDPPPALVCRVHAIGQHLNQQAREAVAENLILEPIMGKRPNVMDDRHLARIIEFCAGARLIVLDTLSRIHTLDENSNGDMARLVATLEHVAANTGASVLYLHHVSKGSAREGQTDQQQAARGASALIDNARWCGFVARMNEDEASRLSDHACGRQPIGNDRRGYFVRFGVSKQNYNAAQLDRWYARQSGGVLLPVELVDADAAREKGVRARREYA, encoded by the coding sequence GTGGCGATCGATCTACGGGCGGCGTTTGAAAATGAACCGCCTGTGCTGGACTTCATATGGCCCGGTTTTCTTGCGGGCACTGTCGGGGCGCTTGTTGCTCCCGGAGCCACGGGCAAGAGCTTTTGGGCGCTGGAAGCCGCGATGTCCATCGCATGTAGCGTTGCCGGCGGCGACCTTGTGGGCCTTGCCCCTGCACACACCGGCCGCGTGGTGTATCTGGCCGGGGAAGACCCGCCGCCCGCGCTTGTCTGCCGGGTTCACGCGATCGGCCAGCACTTGAACCAACAGGCGCGCGAAGCCGTCGCGGAAAATCTGATTCTTGAGCCGATCATGGGCAAGCGCCCGAACGTAATGGATGATCGGCACCTTGCCCGCATTATCGAGTTCTGCGCCGGAGCGCGGCTGATCGTGCTGGACACCCTGAGTCGCATCCACACGCTCGATGAGAACAGCAACGGCGACATGGCACGGCTTGTCGCCACGCTGGAACACGTCGCGGCGAATACCGGAGCGTCCGTCCTGTATCTGCATCACGTCAGCAAGGGCAGTGCTCGCGAGGGTCAAACCGACCAACAGCAGGCAGCGCGGGGAGCGTCCGCGCTGATCGACAATGCCCGTTGGTGTGGCTTCGTCGCCAGGATGAACGAGGACGAGGCCAGCCGCCTCAGCGATCACGCCTGCGGCCGACAGCCTATCGGCAACGACCGACGCGGCTATTTCGTGCGTTTCGGCGTGTCCAAGCAGAACTATAACGCCGCCCAGCTCGATCGCTGGTACGCGCGGCAGAGCGGCGGAGTGTTGCTGCCCGTCGAGTTGGTGGATGCCGATGCCGCGCGCGAGAAAGGCGTGAGGGCGCGGCGTGAGTACGCATGA